The genomic window cgaTAGCAAACACGCACTGAACATTTGGTGGATGCTGGGCTCATTTCCTTGTTAGCAATGCCATGGGCATGCTTATcgtcacccccattttacagatggggaaactgaggtgcaaGGCGATGAAGGACTTGTACCAGGTCACATAGCCAGAAAATGGTAGTACCAGAGCCACTTAAGCAAAGTGTTTGCCTTTGTGTTTAAGactaggaggggcgcctggatggctcagtgggttaagcggccgacttcggctcaggtcatgatctcgcagttcgtgagttcgagccccacgtcgggctctgtgctgacagctcagagcctggagcctgtttcagattctgtgtctccctctctctgcccctcccctgttcatgctctgtctctccctgtctcaaaaataaataaaacgttaaaaaaaaaaattaaaaaaaaaaacaaaactaggaaaATGATCAGAATCACTTTTTATTTCACTGCATTAGGAACACAATCTGGTGGCTTGTCCATTAAGACATTTCTAGTAAATGAACCTTTCGTGGAATATGATGCACCTTGAAGCAGAGCTTAGACGCTTACTAGTACATTTTTCACACCTCTGATACAATTTTAGATAAGTAATTTTCTCACCGTCCATTGTTTTCTATGGCTTCAGAACAACGTTTCAAAGTATTTGAAATGACGAAAAGAAGAGTCTTTGTGTCCATAGAAGAAAGTAGAATACTGAATACTATAAATACTACAAAATACCGTAGAAGAATGATTAACTTCTTcgagaaagtttttttttttcccaaaagttttttttttttttccccatgaaattTCATGGATTTGGCCATCAATAAATGTCTGGTAATACATTTCAGATGTTTGTTCatcttctgctttatttttttattttattttattttttattttttttcaatatatgaaatttattgtcaaattggtttccatacaacacccagtgctcatcccaaaaggtgccctcctcactacccatcacccaccctccccgccctcccaccccccatcaaccctgtttgtttcgAGAAAGTTGTTAAGAGCTCAGTGAACAATTACTAAATAAAGAAATAGGGAAGAATGCTATGAaaccttttcttccctttaacCTTCAATTTTGCAAAAAGGTTCAGAGGTGGCCCAGTGTTCTTAAAGGAGGAACTCATATTTCTGgtgtttattgttattgttttattattttctttcttaaaaatttttttaaaatgtttttatttatttattttttaagtttatttatttagagagagagagggaaagcgtgtgcttggggaaggggcaaggagagagagagagagagcgagagagggagagagagagagagggagagagagaatcccaagcaggctccacgctgtcagtgcggagcccaatgtggggctcgaacccaccaactgtgagatcattacctgagtgaAATAAAAAACccaatgcttggggcgcctgggtggctcagtcggttaagcgtccgactttggctcaggtcatgatctcacggttcgtgggttcgagccccgcatcgggctctgtgctgacacctcagagcctggagcctgtttcagattctgtgtctccctctgtctctctgaccctcccctgttcatgctctgtctctctctgcttaactgactgagccacccaggcaccctgtttttatttatttctgagagggggaggggctgagagagagggggacagaagatctgaagccagATCTGTGCTGCagagagcccaatttggggctcaacctcatgaaccatgagatcatgacctgagcgggagtcCAATGgttaacctactgaaccatccaggcgcccctctagtgtTATTTTTATCCTGACTTTAGAACTTGGACAATTTGGCTCTGAAACCTGGGCTCCTAAACAGTTCCTAGTGTTGTCTCTtgtaaccattcattcatttagtcaataaatatttactgaatgcctcctatgtgccaggctctgttctaaggaTTTACCAGTCATGTGGCTGGCCTCTGACCTTAGGGAGATTACATTCTACTTTGggagacagacaacaaacaagacagataaatatataatgtgtGCCGTGATGATAAGAGTAATGAAGAAGTGTAAAGATAAGGTTAGGGGCTagagaggcacagaggaagagTGGCTGTGACTGTTTCAGACAGGGTAGTCAGAGAAGGCTGCTAAAGTGATATCTGAGGGAGAAATGTTCTAGATAGATGAActgcaagtgcaaaggtcctgaggttgGTATAGCTGGAGATGAGGAAAGATAGTGGGAGTAGGGGTATGGGTGGTGATTTGTTTGCAGCTCTGTTTTCCCtgctctggcttttttttttttttccttttaatgtttttattttatttttgagagagagagagagtgcgtgcatgagtggggcaggggcagagagagagagggagacacagaatctgaagcaggctcccggctcctagctgtcagcaccgagcccgacgtggggctcgaacccgcaaaccgtgagatcatgacctgaactgaaggctgactgagccacccaggcacccctgggctttGTGTTTCTATGCTGAGTGAGACAGGAAGACCCTGGAGGGTTCTGAGTAGAACCAGGAGATGATCTGACCTACGTTTTCACAGGAGTCCttgggctgctgctgctgtgtggagaatggacATGGAGACAAGGGGGGGGACAGGAAGGGAGCGGAAACTACCCAGTCGATTTGCTCTCGGAGACAGAAGAGGATCCTGACTCTGCCCCTCAGTCTCAGGACAATATGCCTCTACATTTGAGAGAGGGAAAACTATATGCCAGGTGCCATCCCCGGTGTTGGGGACACAGCCGTGAACACAGCACTCAGAACCTGTTCTATTATGGAGCTGACgctgtggtgtgtgtggggggaccTGTAATAAATGGatcaaaaaaccccaaagaatagTTACTCCTCAGTTTATTCAACCCATACTTGTGGAGCCCCAGGCACTGTCCTATGTGCTGTGCCCTACAGCTGTGACGACACATGGCTGCCCCCGCCCAACTGGCTGCGACATTCTAGTGGGGGAGGCAggcaagaagtaagaaaaataataagaaaaagatataattaCAGGTTGGGGTGAGGATCAGGAAGGAAACAAAGCAGGGGTTCTGCACTAGATCTGGTGGCCAGGGAAGATCCATTTCTAGGGCAGAGGTCATGAATTCTACAGTCGATTCGAATCCCCTGGGAGTTGGGTATGTGCGGGGAGCACAGCTTCCTGAGGCCAGCCCCGGCGACGTTGGCTCGGCGGGCTTCTGGGAGACGAGGCTGATCGTCGTACCAAGTGAAATTGAGCAtgtgaagtgcttagcacagtttGGGGCACGTGATAAATACTCTGTACGTTTGCGCCGTGACTCACTCTATGAGGAGTATGGGAGCCGAGGGCCAGGAGAGGGTGATTTCTAGTAAAGGACAGAGAAACGAGGAACAACAGAGGAAGAGAGCACGTAGGTATGGCAGAGGTGGAGGGTGAGAGCCCGTGGCGATAGTTTCAGCTCCTGTTCCTGAGTCAcactgggtgccaggcactgccGCCAAGGGGCTCGATTGTGAACGTTACCGCCTGTGTTTTCTACAGCAGCTCTCTGAAGCAAGTATGTTTCCTGACCTTGAGAAATATTAGCAGGGCTCTCGGAGGCTAACGCCTCTGGCCAGGTTCCCTGCAGCCGTAAGTGGCCGACTTGGTATTTGAACCAAGTGTGTCTAGACCTTACATCCAGCTTTTAATCACTGTGGGGCTTGGCCACATCTCACAGCTTTAAGCCCACTCACTTCCTGGTCTTGGTGTCGTGAGAAGACAGACATCGGGAATCACAAGTCTGGCTTTCCAGTGCCGGTGCCATTACCTTCTGGCTGCGTGACTTGAGGCAAGTCCCTTAACCTGGCTGAGTCTCCGTTTATCGATAAAATAAGAgttagttggggtgcctgggggggcttagtggttgagcatctgactttggctcaggtcatgactggGCTCgcagctgacagcacagggccggcttcggatcctctgtccccgcccccccccccaccctcccccgtttgtgtgcgtgtgtgtgcgcgcgctctctctctctctctctctctctctctctctctctctctctctctcaaaaataaacattaacaaaatagcatgtgtttaaacaaatgaaataagagTCAACATAGGGGATGACCTGATACCGTGTGCCATGTTTGGAGTGAGGCACATAGTAGGCCCCCAACAATTCTTACTGTTCTTATTGTAGATTCTGTGTACCTGCTGGTGGCAACCTTAGGCAAGTCCCTTAACCTCTCAGACCCTCATTGTTTCCACGGCGGAGCGATGTATGAAAGGAGACGCTACTCATTCAGCTCAGCTGCCTGCAGAGAAACGGCAGCgatttttcttgcttcccctGCTTCTCCACACAAGGCCCGTCACCTCTGCCACCTTCTTACCTACCTggggtgttttttatttttatgacaattGGTATTACTGTATCTTCTTGACTCAAAGAAGCCAGCGATCATAAGGTGCAGCTTTATCTTATTTACCCACGAACAGAATTTTGTCAGATTGTGGCATGCCGCCGGTTGGaagaggcacccccccccccccacctctgaggTGTAAAATTAGGGGAAAATGGGCGATTCAGGATGGACGAAGTAGTTCCGCGGCTCTGACCCTCAGACAATGGGGTCGCATTTACCAGTCGCGACCACAAGGGGGCGGGCGTGCGGCGGGAGGGAAGCGGTCCCTCGGCTCCGGGAGGCTCCAGCCTTCCCGCGCAGCCCCGCCTCCCATCGCTGCCCTGCCCTCCGCCCGCAGACGTTGCTCAGGAACGAGCGAAACTCACTCCAGGAGCTGTGCAGCCATGAGGTCTTCCTCACCACGCTCAACTGGGAGCTGGTCAAGGCCATCCAGGACATGGAGGACAGCTCGGCCCTGAACGTGCGCGCGATGCTGCAGCAGCAGGACATCCTCGCGGTGAGGCCTAACTGCACCCCCCTCGCCTCCGCCCTGTGCACCTCCGTCCAGCTCTCGGCGCCGCCCCGCTGAGCGCTCGGGTGccctctctcggcctctcccgGCCGGTCGCACCAGCGGCTTCCTTCTGGCAGATGCATCTCTCACACTTGGCCCCACCTCCCTGGGTTTTGGAATCAGACCCAGATGGGGGCTCATCCCAACGCCAGCACTAATTGGAGTTAACCTCTTAGCTCTGTAAAGTAGAGCACAAAGCACCCACCCCAAACGCGGGGTTGTActcggcacacagtaggtgtgcaAGAGAAAGCGGCTGCAGTCCCCACCCCAATCAGCAAATACACAGTGTAATACTGAGTGCTCTGTATATACTCAtataatccttacaacaacccccTGGGGTGGGcactattatctttattttacgtCGGAAAAAATGGGAACAGAGAGGctgggtaacttgcccaaggtcaccctcAAGCACACCCACCTAgcaactgggatttgaacccaggcagtctggcgcCAGGGTCTGGCTTCCTCCCAGCATGCTGTGATCCGCGCTCTCAGCCCGTGGTGGCACTTATGGTCTATTGGTGGCGCTTATGGTCTATGGGTGGTGCAGCTTTTCAGAGAACCCAGGGGGCATCCTCCACCTCCTCTGGGAGAGGCTTGGAGAAGCTGCTGGAAAGTTCACAGGGACCCAGGAGTTTGGGCTGGAGAAGAGTCAGAGAAAATGGCTTCATGGAGCCGTTCTGGAGTTCCCTCTGGCCGCGGTCTGCCCCGGGAGAAGAGGGACTGAGCTCACTGGAGCCTGTgagatgaagagaaaatgaagtctTGGGAACTtggtctgctcaggctgccataacaaaatgtgATAGACTAGGGGGCTTAGACATAGACATTTTTTCTCAGGGTTttggaggccggaagtccaagatcaggaggCCAGGAGGGTTGAGGTGCGgtgaggcctctctcctcggGGTGCAAATggctgctttctctctgtgttcccagatggcttttcctctttgctcacatggagagagagatctctcgcgtctcttcctcttttttttttttttttagtaaaatttatttttaatttttaactttttaaaatataatttattgtcaaattggtttccatacaacacccagtgctcatcccaacaggtgccctcctcgatacccctcacccaccctcccctccctcccaccccccatcaaccctcagtttgttctcagtgtttaagagtctcttatggtttgcctccttccgtctctaacttttttttttcccttcccctcccccatggtcttctgttaagtttctcaagatccacataatgagtgaaaacatatggtatctgtctttctctgcctgacttatttcacttagcataatactctccagttccatccacgttgctgcaaatggccagatttcattctttctcattgccaagtagtattccattgtatatataaaccacatcttctttatccatttgtcagttgatggacatttaggctctcttcctcttcttataagcaCACTAGTCTTATCAGATTAGAGCCCCACCCttttgacctcatttaaccttcattaccTGCTTAAAgcccctatctccaaatacagtcatattggggggtagggcttcaacatgtgaatttggtggggagaggggaaacaaTTCAGTCTATAAGAGAAGCCAAGGACCTGCACAGTTATTCATCCCAAACTTAGTAGAATATTCTCTAAACTTAGACAAAGTCATTGTTGATTTTCTGGCATTGATCCATTAATACATTTTTCTGTTCATCCTGAGTGCTTCCTGTGGGCCCTTGGGAAACAGTGATTAGTGGGGCACTTTGTCTACATCAAGCTCTCCTCGTGGGGTCACGGGCAATTAGAAAGCCATTTATGTGTACTGCCGTGGGGACAGGGGATGTGGGGAGCCCTCTCACCCAGAGGGGCCCTCTCACCCAGACATGGGAaggtcaggaaggcttcctggagaaagggATGCTTGGGTTGAAACCTGCAGAAGTAGGTGTTCACTGGTAGAGGGCTATTCCGGGCAGAACGAATGGGCATACAAGGCCTGTGGAGAGAGGGAACATAGCTCAAGGAGCCACATGTTGGCCCAAGGTCAGGCCAGGGCCTTGTCAGCTTAGCTAAGGAGTTTGGGCCTTATTTAAGGGCAGAGGGGAGCCACTGGAGAGTTTTAAATAGCAGAGGGATGAggtcagcttttatttatttatttatttaaaaacgtttttttttaatgtttatttatttttgagagagagacacagcacgagcagggggggagcagagagagagggagacacagaatccgaaacaggctccaggctccgagctgtcagcacagagcccgatgcggggctcgaactcataagccatgagatcacttgagccgaagctggacgctcagccgactgaaccacccaggcacccctatttttttttttaaagaaagatcatCCTGACTGCTGTGTGGAGCATGGATCTAAGGACAGCCAGTTAGCAGTAGCTGTTGTAGCATTGCAGGCAGGAGATGAAGAGAGCTTAAATGAGACAgtggcagtggggatggggagaaggacATGGCTTTGCAGGctgttgggtgtttttttttttttaatatttatttatttttgagagagagagggagagagacagagcatgagcaggggaggggcagggaaggagacacagaatccgaagcaggctccaggctctgagctgtcagcacagagccggacgcggggcttgaacccgtgaaccgtgagatcctgacccgagccgatCTGCTCTTGGTGACATTTCAAAGGAAGGGGGCGTGGGGACCGCAGCCTGGGTTTGGCCCGGTGCCTGGGCGCGCGGCCGTGCCATCGCGGAGGTGGGTGGTAGAGGGGACCGTGTGGAGCGGGTCGGCCAGCCTCTGGGCAGGTTGCTGCGGCTGGGGCTGGGTTTGGATCTGGGGACTCCTCTGAGGAAGTGCCGGGTCCCCCGAGAGCCCATGCTTCGGCAGCGCCAGGAGACGGTGGGGGGCGAGCtgaccccacccctcccacagACCATCGTGGACATCTTGGAGTGCTCCAACAAGAAGAAGCTGCGGCAGCTGACGTGTGAACTGAAGgagtgggaggagaaggaggaatcCAAGATGAAGCGTGAGGATCCCTGGGGCGAGCTCCCCGGTCCCCTCTCTGGCTTCTGGGAGGTCAGCAGGGCGCCCACCTTGCACCTGCCTTTTGGAAACCAGCAGCCCCGTCATCCCCCTGGTTCGGCAGGTGGAATTGCTAAGATGCAGAGCTTAGTGGCTTACTTCTGGAGCACTTGGCGCTTCGAGGCCCCGCGAGGCTTCCCCTTTACGGGCACTCTCGGTCACTGCGGCTCCCTGTGAGGCAGGGACCGTTCAcccatttacagatgggaaagccGAAGCGAAAGGAAGTGAAAGTAGCCCGCCGAAGGTCAGATAGCTGGGCACCAGAATCCAGCCCCAGCTTGCCTCTGTTTCCTGCCAAGGTCCCTCTGGGAGCCGGTGGCTGGGTCCCGCTGGTCCCGGGTCTTTGATCGTGTTGAGCCCGTGGTTTCTTTCCCCGAAGCAGACTGGAAGCCTTCTGAGGGAAGGGGCGGTGTGTCGGCGAGCCTCAGACCCTGGGACACCACCCCCATGGAGGGCGGCAGGACAGACTTTGTCTTAATGGTCGTTTCATGGGCCCGTTGCCCTGGGAGCAGGTGCATGAGGAGACAGGTCCAGGGAGGGACAGTCTTGGCGagggtcacacagtaagtgggCCTCCCGCATCTCCTGGGAGGGGTCCTCGAGGGAGGATCCTGCCTCCTGTCCCTCCTGACCTCTCCAGACCTGGAGCAGCAGGTGGAACAGCTGAACGCCACGATCGAGAAGACCCAGAAGGAAGTGAACTTCCTGAGCACGTACATGGACCGCGAGTACCCTGTCAAGTCGGTCCAGATTGCCAACCTTGTGCGCCAGCTGCAGCAGATAAAGGACAGCCAGCAGGTAGGTGGGCCCTTGGCCCCGCTCCGCCATACTGGACCATACTGGACCATACTGGAGACAGGGCTGGTGGCCAACACCCTCCTGCTGGCCCCTAGGATGAGCTGGATGACCTTAATGAGATGCGCAGAAAGGTCCTGGAGTCTTTGTCCGAGCAGattcagaggaagaagaaaaaccttCTGAGATCTCTGGTGGTGGTGAGTAGGCAGCTGCTGGGGTAGGTATCCaggtcctgccccagccctgctttcTTCCCCGTCCTCTGCCTCCAGGCCCCCTGCACCCCCTCTGGACTCTACCACTGCTGCCCAATAAGAGGCACTGGGGGGCCAgacctctcctccctccacagAAAAACCAGCAGCGCCATCAGGAGGCTCTTCTGCAGAAGATCCGGGATGGGCAGGACATGCTGAAATGCAGGGGCAAGTTCAGAGAAGTGAGTGGGCACGGAAGGTGACGGTCCCTCCGGGAGGGAGCAGAAGGGTGGGCGGTCCCCAGGACCTGTGGGAGTCAGGCTTGTCTTGATCTGGCGCTCGGGTCTCCAGCCCTGGTATTGGCCTCCCTCCTAGCCAGTGCCTTACTGTCACCTGCCATTCATCGTAGGAGGGGGTTGGTGCCGCCTCAGCCTTGCCTCGTTGACCAGCATCCCCGGTGATGACCCATTAGCAACATCACCAGACATTGTCTGCGCGGCCCTCATTTTACTGTCGTTCCCACTCCCTCTGTTCATCCTCTCATTTTTGTCACTCACCATCACCTGTTAGCCGTGTTAATGAACTTCACCGTCACCCCCCTCTCGCGTTAACTTTCATTATCGTCTTCCTTCATCCACTGTCGGCGAGAGTGGCCTTTGCTGCCGGCCCCCGTTAAGTCTCATTACCAGGTACCGCCCCCCCTTTGCCACCTGTCGCCATTCTCCGTGATGTCCTGGCCGCTTTCAGCGCCATCAGAGGTTGGCACTGACTCGCGAGCCCAGGAAGCCCTGTGACGAAGCCGCCCCGATTCCCTAGATGTCCTCGCTGCACCTGCATTCTGCCCCGGTCTCCCTGTTGTTGGGGGATGTTGGCTTCTCACTCTCCCCTGCTGCACTTCTGTCCTCAGTTTATCAGCCAGTTTGAGGAGGAAATACCCATCCTAAAGGCCGAGGTGGGGCGGCTCAAGGTCCAAGTCCAGGAGCCCCGAGAGACCGTGTTTGCGGATGTTCTGCTTCGGAGACCCAAGTATGTGATCTTTTTGGCAGCTGCCTCTTAAACGCGCCATGCCGTGTGCTTGAAGAGGCTCTCTGTTCCTGGGGAAGGCAGAGCCCTGCACAGGGGGCCGGGGAGACCTGGGtctcgcctcgcctcgcctctGCAGCTGACCACGTGGCAGATGTGACGTTGCCCGTCTGGGCCTGCTTGTCCCACCAGCGCATGGGCAGCTGACTTAGATCGTCTCTTTGGACCCCCCTTCTGGTTCCCAGATTCCGTGTTCCCGCCAAGTGGGTGCACCCCTAAGCTTCTTGGTTGTTCAGGAAGGTGCAGTTGAGTGGGGTGGTTGACGCCAGGGAATAGCCTGGAAGACACTCTGAGGAGAGAAGGATGTCCTCTCTGCTTGGTACACCGCTGGGCTCCAGAGGAAGAAGTTCCTTCCTTCCAAAGCCAGTTCTCTGCCATTTTTCTTGTGTCAGGCCCTTTGTGGCGGAGCTTGGGGGTCCTACTAGGTCTGGCCTCTCCATGATGGCACGCAAGACCTGGGGCACCTCCATGTGGAGGCCTCAGGTAGGCAGTTGACCTCAGAAGATGGATACTGGCTAGCGATGGAAATTTAGGTATTGCCAGTATAGAgatgtgtttcctttttcttcttttttaatgtttactcatttttgagagagagagagagagacagacagacagaacacgaggaggggaggggcagagacagagggagacacagaatccgaagcgggctccaggctctgagctgtcggcacagagcccgacctggggctcgaactcacgaaccgcgagatcgtgacctgagccgaagtcagacgcttaaccgactcgagccacccgggtgcccctagagatgcttttttttttttttaccattattatgaaacatttcaaataGACAGACAGTAGAGAGAATATTAGGATGAATAGCCGGTTGCCCGTGTAGTTTTAGGAGCGGTTATATTTTTGCCATATTGGCCTCATCGTCATTCCTTCTTCTCGTGAAGTGTTGTGGATTGCAGACAAGCCTGACATGTCACGTCTAAAGACGTCCGTGGGCACCAGGAGATTAGGGAAAGCGTGAGCGTGGATGGGAGAATTGGGACGGGGTGGAGACAGAGTGTCATGTGTGGCCTCGTGGGTGTGCTGAtcactggggggcgggggggggggatgtgttGCGGATGCAAACCCATGGCTCTGGCTACTTGTGTGGAAAGAATGATGCTTGTCAGTTACCGAGTGCTCTTTACGAGCCGGCATGGTCTCATTCAGTCCGCCTGCCAACCACAGAGGCTGTGAGTCTGGCGCCCTGCTTGGCTTCTCACACCTTCTTTGCTCTTCCctaccaggtgccccccagacaTGGATGTCATCCTCAACATCCCTGTGGAGGAACTGCTCCCCTTCTAGATGGCAGGCCATGGgccatccttccctccctgctctttCCCCCATACCTGGAGCCTTGACTTGTCTCCTTCCACGGCCACGTGTCCACTCAGACCCTGGactgccctctctcccttccttcctttctccctccctccctctctgcccccacccttcctctcctttccttccttcctccctctctcccttccaccttcctctcctttcttccctccctctttccccccacccttcctctcctttccttcctccctctctcccttccgccttcctctcctttcttccctccctcttcctccccacccctcctctcctttcctccctccctctccctccccctccccccttcctcttttctttctggctgGTGCAGCTGCTTGGGCCAGGTGTGCATTCCCAGTGAAGCGTGCCATTTCTTTTTACCAATAAAGCTGGCTTTGCATTTGCTCCCTTGCTTGGAGATTTCCGGCTAGGCCTGGAGAAGATGTGGTAGGCACGGACTGTCTTAAGATAAGGGGTGGGTAACTGTGCTGACCGTATCTGGGGGCACAGAACATCTCAAGAAGGGCTCCTGACCCCCTGCCTGAGTCTCGATGGCTCTGTGGCTCCGGGCTGCCCCGCCCCTGGCATCCCTGGTGCAGTGGGAGCCCAGCTTCCCTCCGGATTTGTACCCAGACCTTTTGAGGCCAGTGCCAGGGCGGAGGGGAGACTCCCCGAGTCCGATGCACCTGGGATGTTGCTGGGCTTTCATAGCCGATGGCCATCTCTATTCTCGCGCAGCCGTCTGTCTGTCCACTGCCTGTGCCCCAGCTGTGCGCGGACGTGGCACCCACCCAGGTGCGTAGTTGGGCACAGCCCCCAGCGTGTGCTCCTGGACCCCCTGCATGCAAGGACTGTCCCTCCAGTTACTGGGAGTGCTGTTAGCACACATCCCTCGGCTGTCGGACCCTCAGGGGCTGCCTCAGCTGCAGAGGCCACTTCACCCAAGGTCAGCTGTCCTCCCACATCCACTGACTGCTCCGGGTGCAAATACCAAAGTCCCGGCCGTCTTGGCCTCACTTGGGACAACTCCGAAGGCCTGTTCTGGCTCCAGAACTCCCTGTAGGGTCAACTGAAACAGTCCTCGGGCCTGCCTCGCAGCTtgacctctccctctgcccggtcctgcctgcctctcccttcctcagTTGACTCCCGGGTGCCCATTGGTAAACATCCTGCACTTTATACTCTGCCTCAGACTTGGCTTCCCTCGGACCCAGACTCTGGCTGCTCACTGATCCACTCTATCGAGGGACTTTGGGCTACAGGTTACGGAACACCTGACCAAACTGGCCTAAACAACAAAGGGCTCAGGTAGATAAGTGTTCTAGGTGAGGCGAGGCTTTACCCGGAAGTCAAGCGAGGACGCCTTCCTCTACTTGGTTCTCCAAAGTGTTCTCCTCCCCCTGAGGCTGGCACTCCTGTGGTCACGGCGTGGCTCCCAGCATCTCCTGGCAGGGCAGGGGTTACGATCCGTTGTTCACGTCCTACTGGAAAGAGTGTCTCTCCCAGAATTTTCAGCCAAAGTCTTCCATCTTCACTGTGACCGGACCGGCTTATACCGTGTGCCCACCTTGAAGCAGTCAAGGAGGTGGAGAATGCCTTCGGGTTTAGTCTAGGGCATGCACACCACCCTTGGAGCAGGAGACGGGTGGTTGGGGTGGAGCATGTGACCTAGGCTAAGGCGGTAGGCACCTCTAGAACCACACGGGTCCCcaaattgaaatggaaaatgtttctttaacattttatttcattatttttttaattattattattatttttaacgtttattcacttttgagagacagcacaagcggagg from Neofelis nebulosa isolate mNeoNeb1 chromosome 9, mNeoNeb1.pri, whole genome shotgun sequence includes these protein-coding regions:
- the C9H20orf96 gene encoding uncharacterized protein C20orf96 homolog isoform X2: MDVLSRPNSFQTQPLWDSLHSPQLPDSALHSKSATSMTSQLRQPQEMHREKLDSGKAQAKIRLMKTLLRNERNSLQELCSHEVFLTTLNWELVKAIQDMEDSSALNVRAMLQQQDILATIVDILECSNKKKLRQLTCELKEWEEKEESKMKHLEQQVEQLNATIEKTQKEVNFLSTYMDREYPVKSVQIANLVRQLQQIKDSQQDELDDLNEMRRKVLESLSEQIQRKKKNLLRSLVVKNQQRHQEALLQKIRDGQDMLKCRGKFREFISQFEEEIPILKAEVGRLKVQVQEPRETVFADVLLRRPKCPPDMDVILNIPVEELLPF
- the C9H20orf96 gene encoding uncharacterized protein C20orf96 homolog isoform X1, which translates into the protein MAHVFPKPNRSGIRSTVHNFQILDYVPWQRSKQKTKPSTLPPVLQSRGHKKSRVKALTSVPPALHSKSATSMTSQLRQPQEMHREKLDSGKAQAKIRLMKTLLRNERNSLQELCSHEVFLTTLNWELVKAIQDMEDSSALNVRAMLQQQDILATIVDILECSNKKKLRQLTCELKEWEEKEESKMKHLEQQVEQLNATIEKTQKEVNFLSTYMDREYPVKSVQIANLVRQLQQIKDSQQDELDDLNEMRRKVLESLSEQIQRKKKNLLRSLVVKNQQRHQEALLQKIRDGQDMLKCRGKFREFISQFEEEIPILKAEVGRLKVQVQEPRETVFADVLLRRPKCPPDMDVILNIPVEELLPF
- the C9H20orf96 gene encoding uncharacterized protein C20orf96 homolog isoform X3, whose translation is MTSQLRQPQEMHREKLDSGKAQAKIRLMKTLLRNERNSLQELCSHEVFLTTLNWELVKAIQDMEDSSALNVRAMLQQQDILATIVDILECSNKKKLRQLTCELKEWEEKEESKMKHLEQQVEQLNATIEKTQKEVNFLSTYMDREYPVKSVQIANLVRQLQQIKDSQQDELDDLNEMRRKVLESLSEQIQRKKKNLLRSLVVKNQQRHQEALLQKIRDGQDMLKCRGKFREFISQFEEEIPILKAEVGRLKVQVQEPRETVFADVLLRRPKCPPDMDVILNIPVEELLPF